One Hyphomicrobium sp. CS1GBMeth3 DNA segment encodes these proteins:
- the purF gene encoding amidophosphoribosyltransferase, translating into MGDDRLREECGVFGVFGHPDAAALTALGLHALQHRGQEAAGIVTYDGKQFHSERRLGLVGDNFNEADVIRRLKGSMAVGHNRYSTTGEPALKNVQPLYADIDTGGFAVAHNGNLTNALTLRQELINSGAIFPSTSDTEVILHLVSRSKKRRIVERFVEAIRQIEGAWALVALTNDMLIGARDPVGIRPLVIGRLGDGYVLASETCALDIVGAEFVREVENGEVVVITSEGLESHRPFPRRPARPCIFEYIYFARPDSIVGGRSVYDVRQQMGGQLAREAPADADVVVPIPDSGVPAAIGYARESGLPFELGIIRNHYVGRTFIEPEQQIRALGVKLKHSANAGVIRGKRIVLIDDSVVRGTTSKKIVQLMYEAGAREVHMRISSPPITHSDFYGIDTPSKTSLLAANYDLEGMRAFMGADSLAFLSVDGIYRAVGYDGRDAMAPQFTDHCFTGEYPTELTDQNGQAGTRQLSLLAEVG; encoded by the coding sequence ATGGGCGACGACAGACTCCGCGAGGAATGCGGGGTCTTCGGTGTTTTTGGGCACCCCGACGCCGCGGCGCTGACCGCCCTCGGATTGCATGCGCTGCAGCACCGCGGCCAGGAGGCGGCGGGCATCGTCACCTACGACGGCAAGCAGTTTCACTCCGAGCGGCGGCTCGGTCTCGTCGGCGACAACTTCAACGAGGCCGACGTCATCCGCCGACTCAAGGGTTCCATGGCGGTCGGGCACAACCGCTATTCGACCACCGGAGAGCCTGCACTCAAGAACGTCCAGCCGCTGTACGCCGACATCGATACCGGCGGCTTTGCGGTCGCCCACAACGGCAACCTCACCAACGCGCTGACGCTGCGCCAGGAGTTGATCAACTCGGGCGCCATCTTTCCGTCCACCTCGGATACCGAGGTCATCCTTCATCTCGTTTCCCGCTCAAAGAAGCGCCGCATCGTCGAGCGCTTCGTCGAAGCAATCCGCCAGATCGAGGGCGCCTGGGCGCTCGTCGCGCTGACCAACGACATGCTGATCGGCGCCCGCGATCCGGTCGGCATCCGCCCGCTCGTGATCGGCCGTCTCGGTGACGGCTACGTGCTCGCGTCGGAGACGTGTGCGCTGGATATCGTCGGCGCCGAGTTCGTGCGCGAGGTCGAGAACGGCGAGGTGGTGGTCATCACCTCGGAGGGTCTCGAGAGCCACCGTCCCTTCCCGCGCCGTCCGGCGCGCCCCTGCATCTTCGAGTACATCTACTTCGCGCGTCCCGACAGCATCGTTGGCGGGCGCTCGGTCTATGACGTGCGCCAGCAGATGGGCGGGCAGCTCGCGCGCGAGGCGCCGGCCGATGCCGATGTCGTTGTGCCTATCCCTGACTCGGGAGTTCCCGCCGCGATCGGCTACGCACGCGAATCCGGGCTGCCGTTCGAGCTTGGCATCATCCGCAATCACTACGTGGGGCGCACGTTCATCGAGCCCGAGCAGCAGATCCGCGCGCTCGGCGTCAAGCTCAAGCATTCGGCGAATGCGGGCGTCATCCGCGGTAAGCGCATCGTGCTGATCGACGACAGCGTTGTGCGCGGCACGACGTCGAAGAAGATCGTGCAGCTCATGTATGAAGCGGGCGCACGCGAGGTGCACATGCGCATCTCCTCACCGCCCATCACGCACTCGGACTTTTACGGCATCGATACGCCGAGCAAGACGTCGCTGCTCGCGGCCAACTACGACCTCGAGGGCATGCGGGCGTTCATGGGCGCCGACAGCCTGGCGTTCCTGTCGGTGGACGGCATCTATCGTGCTGTCGGTTACGACGGGCGCGATGCGATGGCGCCACAATTCACCGACCACTGCTTCACCGGCGAGTATCCGACCGAGCTTACGGATCAGAACGGTCAGGCCGGCACGCGCCAGCTCTCGCTCTTGGCCGAGGTGGGCTAG
- a CDS encoding acyl-[ACP]--phospholipid O-acyltransferase — MFQALITSRRFAPLFWCQFLSALNDNFVKNALVILILFKVGSEQGGVLVALAGAVLVAPFFILSGIGGELADRYDKAVVAEKLKRAEIPVAIIAAVGFVLNSVGVLFVALGLYGVIAALFGPIKYGILPALLEPRELPAGNAFVESATFAAILVGTIGGGLAAGNGGGEWILAGLVVGLAGLCWLSASLIPKMGAAAPSLAIDFNPWTSTVALLRHLRSERRLWIGGLIVSWFWLVGMVALSLLPVLIKDKMGGGESVTILALVTFTIGIAVGSALAARASKTRPNLALVPIGALLMGLFALDLAWTASRIVTSPEVLTVGAMLASMTGWRVIIDLAGLAIAGGLYIVPAFAAVQLWAPVTERARTIGACNVLSALFMTAGSLGVALLQWNGVGLVMLLALLGIGNLAAMALILAAWGKEGVQDVGAFLFKTFMGLEVKGYEKLPPPGTRTIIAPNHVSLLDAPILHSILPSHAAFAIDTGMAQKSWIKPFLKVVKAHSIDPTRPLGMRHLIQTVKGGETLVIFPEGRLTVTGGLMKVYDGTAMIADKADAVIVPVRIDGPERSYFGYLNRFQCKKTLFPKTRVTILPPVKLPVPEGLKGKARRQAAGMALQDLMVETAVRTANLDQTLFSALVEAKATRDTGKPIIEDPLGSGLSYRKLILGAQVLGAKLAPLALEGEAVGVMLPNSAGVAVTFFALQSIGRVPAMLNFTAGPQNIDAACTAAKVSVVLTSRVFVEKAHLEAVVDKLSASRRVVYLEDVRASIAFADKMRGLLVGTRAQAEREPDDPAAILFTSGSEGLPKGVVLSHRNLLANATQSLTRVAVNGQDKLFNVLPVFHSFGLTAGLIMPLVGGVPVYLYPTPLHYRIVPELVYGSNATILFGTDTFLNGYARTAHPYDFARVRLILSGAEAVKERTRQIYMEKFGVRILEGYGVTETAPVLAINTPLANKSGTVGRLSPLMEARLEPVPGIEDGGRLYVRGPNVMLGYLRADNPGVLEPPVDGWHDTGDIVSIDNQGFITIKGRAKRFAKIAGEMVSLSAVEALAAELWSTSPSVVVALPDARKGERLVLMTTDAKVTRDAFSRFARQKGASELMVPADILVVQSLPLLGSGKPDYVASLALAKEKVAAAPRKVEALVPETAVPGGPPPVA; from the coding sequence ATGTTTCAAGCGCTGATCACGAGCCGCCGCTTCGCACCGCTGTTTTGGTGCCAGTTCCTATCCGCGCTCAACGACAACTTCGTCAAGAACGCGCTCGTGATCTTGATCCTGTTCAAGGTCGGATCGGAGCAGGGCGGCGTACTTGTGGCGTTGGCAGGCGCCGTGCTGGTGGCGCCGTTCTTCATTCTGTCCGGCATCGGTGGCGAGCTCGCTGACCGTTACGACAAGGCCGTAGTGGCCGAGAAGCTGAAGCGCGCCGAGATCCCTGTCGCCATCATCGCCGCAGTTGGCTTCGTTCTGAACTCCGTTGGGGTACTGTTCGTCGCGCTCGGCCTCTACGGTGTCATCGCCGCCCTGTTCGGTCCCATCAAGTACGGCATCCTGCCGGCCCTGCTGGAGCCGCGCGAGCTGCCGGCTGGGAACGCCTTCGTCGAGAGCGCGACCTTCGCCGCCATCCTGGTCGGAACCATCGGCGGCGGGCTCGCGGCGGGGAACGGAGGCGGTGAGTGGATCCTGGCCGGCCTCGTGGTCGGCCTCGCGGGCCTGTGCTGGCTCTCCGCCTCGTTGATCCCGAAGATGGGCGCGGCCGCACCAAGCCTCGCCATCGACTTCAATCCCTGGACGTCGACCGTCGCGCTGCTGCGCCATCTGCGCAGCGAGCGTCGGCTTTGGATCGGCGGCCTCATCGTCTCGTGGTTCTGGCTCGTCGGCATGGTCGCGCTGTCGCTGTTGCCGGTGCTGATCAAGGACAAGATGGGCGGCGGCGAAAGCGTCACCATCCTGGCGCTCGTCACCTTCACCATCGGCATTGCCGTCGGATCCGCGCTCGCCGCGCGTGCGAGCAAGACGCGGCCCAATTTGGCGCTTGTGCCGATCGGCGCGCTGCTGATGGGCCTCTTCGCGCTCGACCTCGCCTGGACGGCCTCCCGGATAGTGACGTCGCCTGAGGTGCTGACCGTCGGCGCAATGCTCGCGAGCATGACGGGTTGGCGCGTGATCATCGATCTCGCGGGCCTTGCCATCGCCGGCGGCCTCTACATCGTGCCCGCATTCGCTGCCGTGCAGCTCTGGGCGCCGGTTACCGAGCGCGCGCGCACCATCGGCGCCTGCAACGTGCTCTCGGCCCTGTTCATGACCGCGGGAAGCCTCGGCGTCGCGCTTCTACAGTGGAACGGCGTCGGCCTCGTCATGCTGCTCGCGCTGCTCGGCATCGGCAATCTCGCCGCCATGGCGCTGATCCTCGCTGCCTGGGGCAAAGAGGGCGTGCAGGACGTCGGCGCCTTCCTGTTCAAGACCTTCATGGGCCTCGAGGTTAAGGGCTACGAGAAACTGCCACCGCCCGGCACGCGCACCATCATCGCGCCGAACCACGTGAGCCTGCTCGACGCGCCGATCCTGCATTCGATCCTGCCGTCTCACGCCGCGTTCGCCATCGACACCGGCATGGCGCAGAAGAGCTGGATCAAGCCGTTCCTCAAGGTCGTTAAAGCGCACAGCATCGATCCGACGCGCCCGCTCGGCATGCGTCACCTGATCCAGACCGTGAAAGGCGGAGAGACGCTGGTCATCTTTCCCGAAGGACGTCTCACCGTCACCGGCGGTCTGATGAAAGTCTACGACGGCACGGCCATGATCGCCGACAAGGCGGATGCGGTCATCGTGCCGGTGCGCATCGACGGACCCGAGCGCTCCTATTTCGGCTATCTCAACCGTTTCCAATGCAAGAAGACGCTGTTCCCGAAGACGCGCGTCACCATCCTGCCGCCGGTGAAGCTGCCGGTGCCCGAAGGTCTCAAGGGCAAGGCGCGCCGCCAGGCGGCCGGCATGGCACTGCAGGATCTGATGGTCGAGACTGCGGTGCGTACCGCGAACCTCGATCAGACGCTGTTTTCCGCACTCGTCGAGGCGAAGGCGACGCGTGACACGGGCAAGCCCATTATCGAGGATCCGCTCGGGAGCGGGCTTTCCTATCGCAAGCTCATCCTCGGCGCGCAGGTGCTGGGCGCCAAGCTGGCTCCGTTGGCACTTGAGGGCGAAGCCGTCGGCGTCATGCTGCCGAACTCGGCCGGCGTCGCCGTGACGTTCTTCGCGCTGCAGTCCATCGGCCGCGTGCCGGCGATGCTGAACTTCACGGCTGGCCCGCAGAACATCGATGCGGCCTGCACGGCCGCGAAAGTCAGTGTCGTGCTGACGAGCCGCGTGTTCGTCGAGAAGGCGCATCTCGAAGCTGTCGTCGACAAGCTCTCAGCGAGCCGTCGCGTCGTCTATCTCGAGGACGTCCGCGCCTCCATCGCCTTCGCCGACAAGATGCGCGGCCTTTTGGTCGGCACGCGCGCTCAGGCCGAGCGGGAGCCGGACGATCCGGCGGCGATCCTGTTCACGTCGGGTTCGGAAGGGCTGCCGAAGGGCGTCGTGCTCTCGCATCGGAACCTGCTGGCCAACGCCACGCAGAGCCTGACACGCGTTGCCGTGAACGGCCAGGACAAGCTGTTCAACGTGCTGCCCGTGTTCCACTCCTTCGGGCTCACGGCCGGCCTCATCATGCCGCTCGTAGGCGGCGTGCCCGTCTATCTCTATCCGACGCCGCTGCACTACCGCATCGTGCCTGAGCTCGTGTACGGCTCCAACGCCACGATCCTGTTCGGCACCGACACTTTCCTCAACGGCTACGCGCGCACCGCGCACCCTTATGACTTTGCGCGCGTGCGCCTGATCCTGTCCGGCGCCGAGGCGGTCAAGGAGCGCACGCGGCAGATCTACATGGAGAAGTTCGGCGTGCGCATTCTGGAAGGCTACGGCGTCACCGAGACGGCGCCCGTGCTCGCCATCAACACGCCCCTCGCCAACAAGTCGGGCACCGTCGGCCGCCTCTCGCCGCTGATGGAGGCACGCCTCGAGCCGGTGCCAGGCATCGAGGACGGCGGGCGTCTTTACGTGCGCGGGCCCAACGTGATGCTCGGCTATCTGAGGGCGGACAACCCCGGCGTCCTGGAGCCGCCGGTCGATGGTTGGCACGATACGGGCGATATCGTCTCGATCGACAACCAGGGCTTCATCACCATCAAGGGCCGCGCCAAGCGCTTCGCCAAGATCGCGGGCGAGATGGTGTCGCTGTCGGCCGTGGAAGCCCTCGCCGCGGAGCTATGGTCGACGAGCCCGAGCGTCGTTGTGGCGCTTCCCGACGCGCGCAAGGGCGAGCGCCTGGTTTTGATGACGACCGACGCCAAAGTCACCCGTGACGCGTTCTCGCGTTTCGCCCGCCAGAAGGGCGCCAGCGAGCTGATGGTGCCCGCCGACATCCTCGTTGTGCAAAGCCTGCCATTGCTCGGCAGCGGCAAGCCAGACTATGTCGCATCCCTCGCACTCGCCAAGGAGAAGGTCGCCGCCGCACCGCGCAAGGTCGAAGCGCTCGTACCGGAAACCGCCGTGCCCGGCGGCCCGCCGCCTGTCGCGTGA
- a CDS encoding thiamine phosphate synthase codes for MTAIGAPDVFYPIVPSAAWVVRLVPLGVRTLQLRIKDKSEDEARREIATALEIARRAGCRLIVNDYWQAAIDLGATELHLGQEDLAAADLAAIKRAGIAVGISTHSDEELETALSAGPYYVALGPIYETKLKAMKWAPQGLEKIGAWRARIGTLPLVAIGGITPDRAGPVIAAGADSVAVITDFMTAPHPEARVRLWLDWAATVRA; via the coding sequence ATGACCGCTATCGGCGCACCCGACGTCTTCTATCCGATTGTGCCGAGCGCGGCGTGGGTTGTTCGCCTCGTGCCGCTCGGGGTGCGCACGCTGCAGCTCCGCATCAAGGATAAAAGCGAGGATGAGGCGCGCCGCGAGATCGCCACCGCGCTGGAGATCGCGCGCCGCGCGGGTTGTCGCCTGATCGTCAACGACTACTGGCAGGCGGCCATCGACCTCGGCGCGACGGAGCTTCATCTCGGCCAGGAGGATCTTGCCGCTGCGGATCTGGCGGCCATCAAGCGGGCGGGCATCGCGGTCGGCATCTCGACGCACAGCGACGAGGAGCTCGAGACGGCGCTTAGCGCCGGTCCCTACTACGTCGCGCTCGGTCCGATCTATGAGACTAAGCTCAAGGCGATGAAATGGGCGCCGCAGGGACTCGAGAAGATCGGTGCCTGGAGAGCGCGCATCGGGACGTTGCCGCTGGTCGCGATCGGAGGCATCACGCCCGATCGCGCGGGGCCGGTCATTGCCGCCGGCGCCGACAGCGTCGCCGTCATCACCGACTTCATGACGGCGCCTCACCCCGAAGCGCGGGTTCGCCTTTGGCTCGACTGGGCGGCGACCGTCCGCGCCTGA
- a CDS encoding thiazole synthase yields the protein MNQTEPLRPLPHDPSPTQVTFYGESVASRLLLGTALYPSPQIMSDAVRAARAGIVTVSLRREQARGRNGQRFLDLIRNLPVRLLPNTAGCRTAKEAITTAEMARELLETDWIKLEVIANDDTLQPELFGLVEAAEELTRRGFKVFPYMTEDLSVAERLVAAGCRVLMPWGSPIGTGRGLANPHALATLRAYFPDLPLVIDAGIGAPSHAAMAMEMGYDAVLLNTAVAKAHDPVRMAAAFAAAIDAGRAAYEAGLIEQSDRARPSTPVAGTPFFDLDAPRSGTR from the coding sequence ATGAACCAGACCGAGCCCTTGCGGCCGCTGCCGCACGATCCTTCGCCGACGCAGGTCACCTTCTACGGCGAGAGCGTCGCGTCGCGTCTGCTGCTCGGCACCGCGCTCTATCCGTCGCCGCAGATCATGAGCGACGCCGTGCGGGCCGCACGCGCGGGCATCGTCACCGTATCGCTCCGGCGCGAGCAGGCGCGCGGGCGCAACGGCCAGCGCTTCCTCGATCTCATCCGCAATTTGCCGGTGCGGCTGTTGCCCAACACTGCGGGCTGCCGCACGGCCAAGGAAGCAATCACGACCGCCGAGATGGCGCGCGAGCTGCTCGAGACCGACTGGATCAAGCTCGAGGTCATCGCCAACGACGACACGCTGCAACCGGAGCTGTTCGGTCTTGTCGAAGCGGCGGAGGAGCTGACCAGGCGCGGCTTCAAGGTGTTTCCGTACATGACCGAGGATCTCTCGGTTGCGGAGCGGCTCGTCGCAGCCGGCTGCCGCGTGTTGATGCCGTGGGGCTCGCCGATCGGCACGGGGCGCGGGCTTGCCAATCCGCACGCACTCGCGACGCTGCGCGCCTACTTTCCCGACCTGCCGCTAGTCATCGACGCTGGCATCGGCGCGCCGTCGCATGCGGCTATGGCCATGGAGATGGGCTACGACGCGGTTCTGCTCAACACGGCAGTTGCGAAGGCGCACGACCCGGTGCGCATGGCGGCGGCCTTTGCGGCAGCCATCGACGCGGGGCGAGCTGCTTACGAAGCCGGGCTGATCGAGCAGAGCGATCGGGCACGCCCGTCGACGCCCGTTGCCGGCACGCCGTTCTTCGATCTCGATGCGCCGCGTTCCGGCACCCGCTGA
- a CDS encoding SDR family NAD(P)-dependent oxidoreductase, translated as MAAPSRFKDRLALVTGASRGLGRAFALALAREGAHVVICARTVGALEELDDEIRANGGHATILKLDLRAHERIDQLGPVLFQRWEKLDILVAAGGILGPLSPLPHISADAWQSVLDINLSANWRLIRTLDPLLKRSEAGRALFVTASAARGDLAYWGPYAVSKAGLEALVKSYGQELANTPVRVNLLDPGPMRTGLRAKAFPGEDKSKLVEPSKVAEFALPLLLPTTTESGRLVRFNPGGEAATAALAASNDA; from the coding sequence ATGGCAGCCCCCTCCCGTTTCAAGGATCGCCTCGCACTCGTCACCGGAGCCTCGCGCGGGCTCGGTCGGGCCTTCGCGTTGGCGCTCGCGCGCGAAGGAGCGCACGTCGTCATCTGTGCGCGCACCGTTGGCGCACTGGAAGAGCTCGACGACGAGATCCGTGCGAACGGCGGCCATGCCACCATTCTGAAACTTGACCTGCGCGCGCACGAACGCATCGACCAGCTCGGGCCCGTGCTTTTTCAGCGGTGGGAGAAGCTCGACATCCTTGTCGCGGCCGGTGGCATCCTGGGCCCGCTGTCACCGCTGCCGCATATCAGCGCCGACGCCTGGCAGAGCGTGCTCGACATCAATCTCTCCGCCAATTGGCGGCTGATCCGCACGCTCGATCCGCTCCTGAAGCGGTCCGAGGCTGGTCGCGCGCTGTTCGTCACGGCGAGCGCGGCACGCGGCGATCTCGCCTACTGGGGTCCGTATGCAGTGTCGAAGGCCGGGCTCGAGGCGCTGGTCAAAAGCTATGGTCAGGAGCTCGCAAACACGCCCGTGCGCGTCAATCTGCTTGACCCGGGTCCCATGCGGACGGGACTGCGCGCCAAGGCGTTCCCAGGCGAGGACAAGAGCAAGCTCGTTGAACCGTCGAAGGTCGCGGAATTCGCTTTGCCGTTGCTGCTGCCGACCACGACCGAAAGCGGTCGGCTCGTTCGCTTCAACCCTGGTGGTGAGGCTGCAACGGCGGCGCTGGCCGCGAGCAACGACGCCTAG
- a CDS encoding CvpA family protein, with product MIGPLTYLDAAVIAVCFISAILAMYRGLTRELLSILSWVAAAGATLYFVLNYKKVAEDMAAQLGTQVAVAQIAIGAVIFLIVLIIVHLITARLSDVILDSSVGMIDRILGFLFGLARGFLLVVIPYMFYASFVPDEQNHLPWVRDGLSTPYIRDTGHVIRGILETYMPTSLSQPSAPAEVEPPAQ from the coding sequence ATGATCGGGCCGCTGACCTATCTCGACGCCGCGGTGATCGCGGTCTGCTTCATCTCGGCGATCCTGGCCATGTATCGCGGGCTTACCCGCGAGCTGCTGTCCATCCTGTCGTGGGTGGCGGCTGCCGGCGCGACTCTCTATTTCGTCTTGAATTACAAGAAGGTGGCCGAGGACATGGCCGCCCAGCTCGGCACCCAGGTGGCGGTTGCTCAGATCGCCATCGGCGCCGTCATCTTCCTGATCGTGCTCATTATCGTGCACCTCATCACGGCCCGGCTGTCGGATGTGATTCTGGATAGCAGTGTCGGTATGATTGATCGCATCCTGGGCTTCCTGTTCGGGCTTGCCCGCGGCTTCCTGCTGGTCGTCATCCCGTACATGTTCTACGCCTCTTTTGTCCCGGACGAGCAGAATCACCTGCCGTGGGTGCGAGATGGTCTGTCCACGCCGTATATCCGCGACACCGGCCATGTGATCCGAGGAATCCTCGAGACTTACATGCCGACCAGCCTGTCGCAGCCGTCGGCTCCGGCCGAGGTTGAGCCCCCGGCTCAATAA
- the thiS gene encoding sulfur carrier protein ThiS: protein MVTTTTRHREITVNGRCLTSGAETLAALLVEEGFADVKVATAVNGDFVAARARVEVRLADGDRVEILSARQGG from the coding sequence ATGGTTACCACGACGACCCGGCACCGCGAGATCACAGTCAACGGACGCTGCCTCACGAGCGGCGCCGAGACGCTGGCTGCCCTTCTCGTCGAGGAGGGGTTTGCGGACGTCAAGGTGGCGACAGCCGTCAATGGAGATTTCGTCGCCGCACGGGCGCGCGTTGAGGTGCGCCTTGCCGACGGCGATCGCGTCGAGATCCTCTCCGCCCGGCAGGGCGGCTGA